GCCCGCTGCTCTGTTTGCTCCCCCCCGGGGTGGGTGTGCATTGACGACACTGCTACTGTCTCTTTAAATTTACCCAGGAGCCCCTTAAGGAGCCCCAGGGGCCCCTAGTCGGCTCCCCACCCTGAAGACAAGCAAGAGCCTTAAAATACATTACTGGAGGCCTGCGCCGCGGCGCTGGACGGAGGAACGAGCTTTAATCGCCGGCGGAATACACGATAGTGTAATTATATGAAAGTTAACTTGGCTCCCGTGCGCAGCGGGGtgggctggggggtgggggggcatcgCAGAACACGGGCTCCTCGGTGATGGGCTCGCGCTAGAGCGTCTGCCAGATGCGTGTCGAGCGGTGCGAACATGTCACTGGTGTAATGTGGTGTCGTTTAGTGTGACATGTCCCGCTTCGGCGCTGCGATACGGTGAAGGAAGAAGGACCACTATCCACGAGTAAGACAGCGGGGCCGGGCCAGTGATGGAAGAGAAGGACCCGGGGGGAAGCGAGCCCGTGGACCTCCGGTGTGCCGAGCAGGCTGAGCTGCTCTCATTAATAATAAGCGGAGAGGAGGAAGCGACGAAAGAGGAGAGTGACTTGGGaggtaaagaaaagaagaagaaataaagagttattgttattattcatgGTGTTTCTCACCGCAAAGTGGGACTGCGTGGCTGTCAGAGCCACGGCCATTGTCAGATTTCCAGTTAATCCGTGTCGGGGACAATGCCGTGGAGCAGCATGGCCCCTCCGCCTCTGTGGCTCCTATAAACAAAGGCTCAACAGCACGCAGGCAGGCGGACCTAAGAGACACGCCGCTGCCCCCTAGTGGACAGCGGCGGCGCAGGCAGACTCACGCCAACGAATAAACGACAATAATGACTATTGGAATAAATGACAACGTGATGGCGACGGAAACTGCTTGATAAGTATATACAGTGTGATAACGACGTGATTACGCTAAAAATCAAATGTTAGCCAACAAAACGAGTCACCTTTTCTGATTCTTATGATTATAATTTAATTCAAGGGAGAACAGCCTGACCACAACCCATACAATAAAAGCTTGGACAACACAATATTATAGTCCGAAAGTTCTGTATACATCACAGTATCTACCGAGAGGCCATTTTTACAGTGCAGTAAAAAGGATTGTTCTTGTTTGTCCCTTGTTTCAGACGAGGACGGTCTGGCCAATGGCCACGGTGAGGGGGAATCAGAGGCCGGCATGGTCACACCTGTCACATCTCCAGGCACCAGCTACTGGAACATCACAGAGGGACCGGACcaacctttcctcctctccccggCCCCCGGCCCCTCTGGACGTAAACCCAGGGTCCAGAGAGCCTCTCGTCCGGGCCTAAGTCGCATCCCTGGACGGGACCACCGACGCTACTACCACGAGTACTGGCGCTGCGAGTACCTGATGGACTTTGACCCCCAGCGGCACGGGATGATCTGCATGGTGTGTGGCAGCTCGCTGGCCACTCTGAAGCTCAGCACCATCAAGAGGCACATCCGGCAGAAGCACCCCGACTCCCTGCTGTGGAGCACCGCTGACAAGGAGGTCATCCGCTCGGGATGGGAGAGCCACTTGAGCCTGGGGGGAGTTCAGAGGTCTTACGGCTCTGTGGCGGCGCCGTCGCCtcaggagaaagaggagcagcCGGACTCGGACCAGCATTCAGCCGGTGGGTAGGACTCTTGGCATGAGTTCTCTAAAGCTCACACTTGGTGGCAGTATGAGTTTACGTCTTGGCATTAGGGTGTGTGAGGAGGACAGGATGATGTCATGATTCAGTGGTGAGATGTTGGGGTTGGAGAGGGGATGAATGGCCTGGATACGTCTTTGCTCAGGTGGCATATGGTTACATACTTAagacaacagagaaaaaaatcattaaatggTAGATTATTTCCCTACTTCACTATGCAAAGGAAGTACagcaaaaacacattacaaCTTCAACTAAAAGCCCAGcatatttaatgaaaataataattaaaagaaaCAGCCCCATAGAATGAATGTCCCtttgccctccccccccgccccccccgccctccctcggCCCATAGGGGGGCCCacattgataggatagcatcttgcagttgatggaggtttgtgggatgcacatccagggcacgaagctcccgttccaccacatcccaaagatgctctattgggtggagatctggtgactgtgggggccattttagtacagtgaacttattgtcatgttcaagaaaccaatttgaaatgattggagctttgtgacatggtgcattagtCTGCTGGAAgcagccatcagaggatgggtacatggtggccataaagggatggacatggtcagaaacaatgctcaggtaggccgtggcatttaaacgatgcctaattggcactaaggggcctaaagtgtgccaagaaaacatcccccacatcattacaccaccaccaccaccctgcacagtggtaacaaggcatgatggatccatgttctcattctgacTCTACGCCAAactctgactctaccatctgaatgtctcaacagaaatagagactcatcagaccaggaaacatttttccagtcttcaactgtccaatttgggtgagctcttgcaaattgtagcctctttttcctatgtgtagtggagatgagtggtacccggtggggtcttctgctgttgtagcccatccgcctcaaggttttgcgtgttgtggcttcacaaatgctttggctcggttgtaacgagtggttatttcagtcaaagttgctcttctgtCAGCTTCAATCTGTCGGCcccttctcctctgacctctagcatcaacaagtcATTTTCGTCCACaagactgccgcatactggatgtttttcccttttcacaccattctttggaaaccctagaaatggttgtgcgtgaaaatcccagtaactgagcagactgtgaaatactcagaccggtcCGTcaggcaccaacaaccatgccacgctcaaaattggtgaaatcacctttctttcccattctgacattcagtttggagttcaggagaccaggtcttgaccaggaccacacccctaaatgcattgaagcaactgccatgtgattggttgattagataattacattaatgagaaattgatcCGGTGTTTTAATAATCTATAGGTGAGTGTATGTGCTTTGTATCTTCTAAACACAGCTGAACCCCTGGAACCGGTGACACCCCAGGAGCAGCCACAACAACCCCCCAGTCTGCCCCCCTGCTCTGAGGAGGGTGAAGCCACCCATGTCCAGGCGGAGGAGCAGGACCTGGCTGGCCCGTCGGCCCGGACCCTGGAGCGCTACCTGAACGATTCGCTGCACGCCTGGTTCCGCCAGGAGTTCCTGATGGAGTACGAGGCAGAGGCCGGCCGGTTGTTGTGCATGGTGTGCGGAGGAGAGGTTCCCTCGCTCCACCTGGACCACATCAAGAGCCACGTGCTGGACACCCACCCAAACTCCTTGGTCTACAGCTCTGTGGAGAAGCACTGCATCCTGCAGGCCTGGTCTCAGGCTCACGGTAGGAACCCAGGAGGAGAAGCGCTCTAATAAGTTTAGTTTAGTCCCAACAGTCTGACGTCTGTAACTCATTGGGTATCTGAGTTGGCGTTGTCATGGCGACGGGGTAACCGGGCCGCCTGGACATTCGGTCTTGGCTCACGGTCCAAGTCAGTGTACTCCATCAGCATCTAACAATATCCACAATAATGGTTATCAGGTTTTATTGTGGCTGATCGACCTGTAGCTGTTAAGTGCTGACAGTCTTtcatatatcttttttttgtgtggttttctgCCCCACAACAGATCAGCCAGAACACTCAATCAAATCAGAGCCAGAAACCAAAGAAGGCGGGTTGGACCTCTTTGCTCAGGCCATGCAGACCAACACTGATGTGTACCCAGAAGGTGACGGCACTTTAACTCAGGACGCATACTTCATCGCCGAAAACGGAGGCGTGCGACCTCCGCAGTCCCCCCGGCAGCCAAGGAGGAGGCGGCTGCACGAGGGCGACCCGTGGCGGCTCCGCCTCGACTACCTGGTGGCCCACGGGCCTCAGGGCCGCGGCACGTTCTGCATGGTGTGTTCCCAGGTCCTGCACGAGATCAAGGTCAGCAGCTTCCGGCGCCACATCCAGGAGTGTCACCCCGAGACGACGACCCTGAGCCGCCAAGAAAGGGAAGCCATGGCTGCTGCCTGGACCAAAGATTGTTCTAGTGAAGGCTCGCAAATTCAAGACGGTGAGATGCTTCCACAACCTGCTATTTCCTTTATGTAGGTTAGCTGCAGATGAAAGGGCTTTTGtctatattttcctttttttatggtTATAGTTTATCTCATTCGACCGATATTAAGCCAACGTGCCACTTTCTGCACAtatgtttcacattaaaagattttgaattacatttccatttcatatttttttgaaatatttcaaaaaatattaaataagtgCTAGAATCTCATctatatttgtttgtatttaagtAAAATGGTTTCATTCAGTCTAACGCAGGGATGTCAAACATACGGCTGGACTGTTGCCTAAGattgagatcaaagtgggcagtacCTGAGTGTGACACCCCTGTTCTAACTGTGTTTCAACATAGGCAAAGCTGAGGTCCTAAATAAGGCGGCGGGGACCAGCGTGGACGCCTCCCCTGATGTGAGAGGCCACAGCAAAGctgtgaagaaggaggagggtgtGAGCGGCGGGAAGGGCAAAGTTCGGGAGGACGGCGCTGCAGCCGCATCCTTTCGTCACGGCCATTACCCCGGGAAGGACCAGAGGAGGAACTACCAGGTGCGCTGGCGGATGGAGTACCTGATGGACTACGACTGCCGCCGACATGGCCTCATCTGCATGGTGTGTGGCGCCACTCTGGCCACGCTGAAGGTCAGCACCATCAAGAGGCACGTCCAGCAGGTGCACCCCCACTCCCTGGACTACAGCccagaggagaagcagcaggcgATGCTGAGCTACAATCAGGCCGCCCTGCACTTCATCCACTCCGACGACTGCTTCTCCTCCCAGGACCACGGACACACCGAGCTGACACCCGCCGCGGCCCACTATGGCACTTAGAAAGGGCTCCGTCCATGGCTCCCCACGTGGCCCTCACCGCTCAGAAGCAGCCACCTTCTCTCTTAAAAGGATGTCCAAGTATTTGCCAAACAGGGCCCTTGACCCCTCTGACTCTGTTCCAAAGTTCCCCAAATCTCTGCATTGTATCTGCAGAGTAAAATGTCAACATGACCAGTTTTCATGATTGACAAATATCAAGAGTTTTGTTAGAAAATACTGGAATTTCCACCTTTGATCCAAATCGTAGAGTGTGAAGGTAGCAACTGGCACAAAAGAGAGGTCACAGCCGTGAAAAATGTCCGCTCCGCTCATTCGAAACTAAAGAGACCGTTTGACCGCTCAACCGATTACAAATGAGAAGGTCCTCAGATGAGCATTGTGGCTGTCTAAAGCTAGCATGtccatgggggggggtcataccCATGTTCTTAAGGTCCCCATTGTAGGACATTAACTAAGGGCGGTCTGTTCAAACTGCAGTAGGCAGTGTAGCCAATGTAATGCTGTTTGAATGATACTAATTCAGCCACGTGTTTAAAGACTTGACATCAGCAGGCTGTCAGCTGGAAACGGGGAATTCCTGCATGTTGACCATGGGAAACATCCGCGGAATATTTGATCTGGGCAGAAGAGCTTAGCTAAGACTGCTTAGGAAAGTCATGAGCTTGGGATCATGGGAACCCATGGACACGCGTAGCTAGCATGTTCGCAGTAAACGGCGACTAGCCCTTGCGAGTGGTCACCACTATCCCAATCAAGCACTCCACCAGTTCATTTCACTTGTTGACCAAAAGTGATTTTAGATTTCCAACGTTCTGGTCCTAACTTGGCATACTGGTATGCAATTTGATGACTcaaatttcatattttttatttatttcaggccCAGAAGTGGTCCCAGCTGGAATCCTACTAGGGTTACGAGAATGAGGTCCATGTGGGATCCTACTTCTTTGAAGTGGTCCCAGTTGGGGTCCCAGGAGGAGTCCCAGGCTTGTTTCTGGTCAGAGTGTTACGCTCTCAGGAGGTTAGAGTCTTTGTTGAGGCGAGTTAGTTTTGCGATAACGTGTCTGAAGACAACACAGCACTTTGTGCCCCAAAAAAGTACGAGAGCCCAGTGCTCCTTCTGTACAGCCAATCGAATGAGGCTGTTTGATGTAATGCTGAAGACAATGAATGCCAGAGTGCAGTCCCTTTTCTCTCATCTATTTAATTCCTTGTTTACAGTGGGGGGAGAAGGACGTCCTTGTCCGTCCCCCATTAAATGAGATATGTTATCTCTCAGTCAGTCTGCATCCTTGCCATCATCTACATCCTGGCTAAaactgcacaaaaaaagaatatgtaaatatatggaAAGAATATTTTTTCCTTTATACAAGCACTTTTATGCACCCAAGTTTCTACAAAGCGTGTTGTAATTTGTAATTATGTCCAGTTTTTCTACTTCATCATTTCAATGACATTGTTCTTTAACGCCACGAGGAATGCTCAAAGGACTTCTGCTACACTTTGGTTGTTTTCATTCACTGTACAAAATATGGTCAAGAGGAGATGCTGAAGAAAAGCTTCCAGCTGTCAAAGAAAGCAACGTCTGCCATGAAATGTCAGGCCTTCACCTGGAAAATGTACCTCAGGGATTGTGATGTCATCCACAACCATTTCATCAGCGGTCCTCAAGTCCCATTTGAAGACAGCAATACAAGTGTCAGCATAGGTTGTATAATTACATGTGCTGagcccaaaagaaaaacaaataaactgatATTTTACTTCCATAAGAAAGTATGTATTTAGGAAAAAAGCAAACTAATAAGAGGAAAAAAGGTTTGAGAAAAATATAAGAACAAATATATTTGGAGCATACGGTtgaaattacatttcaaaacattttgaggGAAAGACTTTCAATAACAGTCAGCGTAAGAATAATGACAATTTTATGCCAAATGTCATACTACACAAAGTCTTAATATGAGGGTGAAGTTGAAATCTTTTGGGAAATAAATTTGCAATAGAATGGAAAAAAGCCTGTATAAATGTTAGAATAATTCTTAATATTTCAAGACAATTATTTGAAAATTGTGTACTTAATATTTATGTTGTAATTTTACAAGATATGCATTGAGCCGTCAGGATAAAATCCCTCACGGTCCCTCTGTTATTCTGTTGTACATTGACAGAATTTACTCAGGTGAAGCTTTTGATACAAAGTGATAATGAAGGAACCGCCCACGCTCCCCTTGTATTGGTCCTTTAGAGCTGAGAACCCGGCATTCAGAGATAGATAGCACTTAactatttaaaatgaactatCAATGAAACGAATGATTGAGCATGTGATgcatctgcttgtgtgtgtttctactgTGTAAGTGGTGTGGACAAagatcctcttcttcttcttcactctcACCTCGTCTGTTCACTTTTCATTTGTACATGAATTCTCTCCATGATGTTTGAATAAATACTCGTTTACTTCTGTTTCCTGATTTGGACGCGATCCGTACAACCAATTGAATGTTTACGTATGCATTTATGCAAAATAGTGGACatatcatttgtatttaaattaacAGACGCAGAAAACgttaaagcttaaaaaaaaaaaaaaaaaatgtaatcacttAATTGTGTTTCACCCCTTCTGAACAACCACCATAGGACCTTatattgaatgaataaataaagtaatgATAATATTATAAACATAAAACTGTCTTAGCTAAAACTATCCTCAAAATTCTTATGTCAGCTAATCTTTAATAAACTAACTAATAAACTACACGTTTAGAACAGTAAAATAGGAGTTATGTCAGGTTTTACCCCATGAACTGACATCTTGTTCATCAGTCGCATGGCTGGTAACGTTATGATGCTGCATTCACTAGTTAGGGCTTTGGTCCTATTATGTAATACCACATAGGCTTTAAATGGAACATGGAGTCTCCATGGGGCTGTTAACATTAATGGTTTAGTATGACTGCATGGTCTAATTTTAGAAATTATAATCCCCTCTCCACCCAAACACCATACAGCTTTAAGGCAGAGCCTCTTAATTTTGATATTTCCTGGGTGTATTTTTGATATCTGCGGGCATAATGTGAACATGTCTTGTTCCTGTGGAAGTGCTCCAACTGCAATTACCCTGAAACAGAGAACACATCCATCCTCCTTTGAcgtgtttttattaatttcacTTTGACATCAGTACAGAGACCACatactttttttaatctttcttttTGAAACATCTTCCCCAAAGCTTTAAAAATCAGAACCAAGGTCATAGCTAATACAAAAGAGAGCTCATGTTCGTCAACAACGTCaaagcaacacacacgcacacaacaaaacaacatgctGTGCGGAAACAGGTCTAATTCATGATATAttaaactctaaaaaaaataggctCCGAATCCGAGTAGGCGGCTATGTTTAGCCTTGGTGCTGTTGCACGTTATCAGGGCCCCTCCTGAACTAGTTAAGAGGTGCTGCACATTTGGGGAAGCGAACAGCGTGTTATGCCAACACACTGGTTCAGCCTGGAGGGGGCTGGTTAAACAATAAAGGGGCAGTTCAACCTAATGGATGAATTGTGAAATCAATCTTAGATTCCACAATAACACAACAGAATTTAGTTTCCTCAAAACTACGTTATAAAGAAGTCAAGTGCTGACTCATGATGCAATGCTGTGAGCACCACAAATTACACCAAATAAGTTCAAAATTGAACTTTTATATCTAAATTCTGGAACATGTTCTTCTGTGATTTTGgttgaactgtccctttaaatcaattaaataaaCATAAACCAACACAAATGACCTCCATTAGCTTTTAGATGACAAATTTAAGTTACCATATACAGCATCTccacattcaaataaattaacAGGATGCATATAAACATTAACAGTGTCAGTATTCAGGGGTGTGCCAGAGAAAACAACTAGGCAGGCGTAGTAGTTTTAATGGGAATTTACTGCATTTAGGAGGTGTTCAGTACACAGAGATTCCGTGCAAACTTTATTTAGGGCGCAGcgaacacaaaacacactcacacggtCCTTCTATATATTCATCCCTTAAAACAATATGGAGACACAACAGTGGCTAACAAATGACTATGGTTCACCGAGGTCAAAAACACCATTGAAACAGTCACGAGTAATAATCATATCAAACAAAAGCCAGGGTAGAGAATATGATACAGCCTTTATAAAGGGTGGCAATCTGTTTCCAGCTTACACTAAGACATGCGCTTCTTGGCAGTCagagaaaaggaacaaaggGACAGACAGAGTTCTATAGTAAGCACTTCAAAAGCGCTTCCATATCCCTGGCTACACGCgtatttaaccccccccccccacatcctaTTGGACTTCAGCTCAGGTCACTGCTGGGCTTATATGGAGTCAAACATGCGAAAATAATAGTTAGActttgaataaagaaaaagcaaaatTTTAACAagcaattatcttttttttattgaattcaaTAAATTATACTCATATTGAGAGTTCAAGTTATTATTcaccccctcaaaaaaaagatcaaacacaTCTgaactttattattattactctaCAGAGCTGCTCCATTTCCCTCTGCCGTCAAATGTTCGGGGAATGCTAGTTTAATGTTCAATTATTTACGATTAAGTCCATATCTATTGAAGTGGCCGCTTCGAGGTGACAGGACGTCAGAGAGAATCTTTAAACTTATCCAACaatcaaaaatgatttcatAGGCCTCGGAAACACCTCCACCTTAAAACGAAGCTCAATGACAGTTAACAGAACTCCTACAAGGCTGTTGTCAAGCTACTGGCCAGTCAAAAGCAGCAATCCTAGCATTAATATCAATAATAGTAATAAGCagtgagaagaaaaatgtaaaattgagTGCGAGTCCTCGACACTGTGGCTAGAACAGGTGAGACAAAAGCAGTGCTCCTGTGAGGGAACTTTCCCTTTGATATAAAAAGCGGGGCTAATGTGCTCCGTacgtgggaggagagagagagagataatcaGAGAACGAGAGCGAGCAAGAGCAAGAGACTGTATTCCAGGTGGATATTTACATACGGAAAAATGCTTCTGAAGAGGGTGAACTAGACCAAATTATCACCACTGGCTC
This sequence is a window from Pungitius pungitius chromosome 1, fPunPun2.1, whole genome shotgun sequence. Protein-coding genes within it:
- the zfta gene encoding zinc finger translocation-associated protein; amino-acid sequence: MEEKDPGGSEPVDLRCAEQAELLSLIISGEEEATKEESDLGDEDGLANGHGEGESEAGMVTPVTSPGTSYWNITEGPDQPFLLSPAPGPSGRKPRVQRASRPGLSRIPGRDHRRYYHEYWRCEYLMDFDPQRHGMICMVCGSSLATLKLSTIKRHIRQKHPDSLLWSTADKEVIRSGWESHLSLGGVQRSYGSVAAPSPQEKEEQPDSDQHSAAEPLEPVTPQEQPQQPPSLPPCSEEGEATHVQAEEQDLAGPSARTLERYLNDSLHAWFRQEFLMEYEAEAGRLLCMVCGGEVPSLHLDHIKSHVLDTHPNSLVYSSVEKHCILQAWSQAHDQPEHSIKSEPETKEGGLDLFAQAMQTNTDVYPEGDGTLTQDAYFIAENGGVRPPQSPRQPRRRRLHEGDPWRLRLDYLVAHGPQGRGTFCMVCSQVLHEIKVSSFRRHIQECHPETTTLSRQEREAMAAAWTKDCSSEGSQIQDGKAEVLNKAAGTSVDASPDVRGHSKAVKKEEGVSGGKGKVREDGAAAASFRHGHYPGKDQRRNYQVRWRMEYLMDYDCRRHGLICMVCGATLATLKVSTIKRHVQQVHPHSLDYSPEEKQQAMLSYNQAALHFIHSDDCFSSQDHGHTELTPAAAHYGT